In Helianthus annuus cultivar XRQ/B chromosome 3, HanXRQr2.0-SUNRISE, whole genome shotgun sequence, a single window of DNA contains:
- the LOC110882596 gene encoding proline-rich proteoglycan 2-like yields the protein MPPRVRGKGKGPMRGRPSAGPSYRRTPSPRFPVLIPVTIGAFTPSYHNFPAQPPLVEPQLQAVSPPPLPVEEPPQQPSQPPPESPRRRRNARISVQGGPRFSSPQGSSSYPPIPEDPQMGGPSHAAPENDPLPVSYAPPPPPVGYPSDYGTHDPYLTAAQYNALYPSSNPPVYPTGYPVQGYQYPPFQQPPPPQQEQTQEILQRLDRVEHEADETKEKHNNFLKGLASLIKGKKK from the exons ATGCCGCCAAGAGTGAGAGGCAAAGGAAAGGGTCCCATGCGAGGTAGACCATCAGCAGGACCTTCCTATCGGCGCACACCGTCTCCTCGTTTTCCAGTTCTGATTCCCGTGACCATTGGG GCCTTTACCCCTTCATATCATAACTTTCCTGCTCAACCTCCTTTGGTTGAACCACAACTTCAAGCAGTTTCTCCACCACCTCTTCCTGTTGAGGAGCCGcctcaacaaccatctcaaccACCTCCCGAGTCGCCAAGGCGAAGGAGGAATGCACGAATTTCTGTGCAAGGAGGACCTCGGTTCAGTTCTCCTCAGGGTTCAAGTTCTTACCCTCCTATCCCCGAGGACCCCCAAATGGGTGGACCCTCGCACGCGGCGCCGGAGAACGATCCTCTGCCGGTTTCTTatgcaccaccgccaccgccagtgG GATACCCATCGGATTATGGAACCCATGATCCATATCTCACTGCTGCACAGTACAATGCACTTTATCCTTCTTCTAACCCTCCAGTTTACCCAACTGGATATCCGGTGCAGGGGTATCAATACCCACCATTTCagcaacctcctcctcctcaACAGGAGCAAACCCAAGAAATACTGCAAAGATTAGACAGGGTTGAACATGAAGCGGATGAAACCAAGGAGAAGCATAACAACTTTCTTAAGGGCCTTGCAAGTCTTATTAAAGGCAAAAAGAAATAG